In the Parashewanella tropica genome, GTCTATTTCATGGTTCAGCGTTTAGGCTTTGAAGATAAAAGAGCCACTTTGGTATGGAGTGCTGCTGCTGCGCTAATTTATGTATCTCCTGCAATTGGTGGCTGGGTTGGTGACAGAATTCTCGGTACGAAACGAACCATGACCTTGGGTGCCATTATTCTCAGCATTGGTTATGGGTTAATGACCATTCCTACTTCAGACACTTGGTTTCTTTTCTATTCTCTAGGGGTTATTGTTGTTGGTAATGGCTTATTCAAGCCAAACGCTGGGAACATTGTCCGTATGATTTATCACGGTGATGATGCCAAGATAGACAGTGCATTTACGATTTATTACATGGCAGTGAATGTCGGTTCGACAGTTTCAATGTTACTTTCGCCCGTTATCAAAGAAGTTTTATCCAAGAAATATGGGACAGATATTGGCTGGCATGGTGCTTTTAGTGTTTCATGTGTAGGTCTGCTTATTGGTTTAGCGCAATACTTTGTAATGCAACATACCTTGAAACTTTATGGTTCAGAGCCTGATAAAAAGCCTCTAAATCTCACTAATTTATTTGTTGTTCTTCTAATGTCAGCAGTCACTGTCGTTATCTCTGCTTATATCCTAAATTATGAATCATTAGCCCGCTTGTTTGTCTATGGTGCAATTTTAGTGATTTTAGGCATTTTTATTTATCTAATTGCGAATAGTGATCACAAAGAAAAAGCAGGATTAATTGTTGCGTTGATACTCACTGTGCAAACGGTGTTTTTCTTCGTGTTTTATCAACAGATGTCAACTTCGCTAGCTTTATTTGCATTACGTAATGTCGATGCTAATTTCTATTTATTTGGACACAAACTCTGGACCTGGCAGCCTGCACAGTTTATGGCGTTAAATCCTATTTGGATTATGCTACTGAGCCCACTACTTGCTTGGCTCTATAATTGGGTTCATAAAAAGAACATCAACTTCCCAATTGCAGTAAAGTTCATGCTTGGTTTTGTCGTTGTCGCGTTAGGGTTCTTTATTTTCGGATTTGCAGGTGAATATGCTGTAAATGGTAAAACATCTTCTTGGATTATGATTTGGGGCTATGGAGCATATTCACTAGGGGAGCTTTTAGTTTCTGGATTAGGTCTAGCTATGATTGCACGTTATGCTCCTGCCAGAATGGCCGGATTTATGATGGGAGCATACTTTGTTGCATCAGGCAGTTCACAATATCTCGGCGGTATTGTAGCTAACTTTGCTAGTGTTCCGAAAAACCTTACCGATCCTTTGCAATCATTACCTATTTATACAGATTTGTTTACCAAGCTTGGTATTGCGGCTGTAGTTTGTACCCTGATTTCATTGGCATTATTACCTAAGATGAATAAGTTAACTCAGGAACATCAAGCTCATAATTGATCAAAGATATTAGCTTATAAATAGCCACATAATGTGGCTATTTTAGGTTAAGGGCTTATGCGCATTATTTTACAACAACTGTGGCAGTTGCCGATACTCCGGATTATAGCTGTAATTGTTATTATGCATTATCTAAAAATTTTACAGGAGTAATATAGCTGCAATGTCTGTTTTTTTGACTTCATTTGAGCAATCAGGCAACTTAAAGCCTATTTAGATAACTTTGTATTTATCGATAATGGCTCGCTTTTTATACCTATCAAAACATAAGCTCATGGATGGTCAATTATGTACGTTAAGTTGTTAATTTTAATGCTATTTCTTTCAATGTCTATAGGTTGTAAATCAATACCTAAAGGTGGTGCTCTACCAATAAATACAAATAAAGAGCTGGAATTGAATGTCTTATCTATCGACTGGAGTGGTTTTAGTTTAGCATTAGGACAGCGCAGAATTAAAGATACAGGCTTTATTGTTGGTAATTTGTCGCAATCCTTTAACGGTGCTGCGGCATTCTTGGGGCCTGTAGGAGTGCTTGCATCAGATTTAGCAAATGAGAAGCATTTGTCTGAACCCCTTGAAAGTGAGCTACAAAAACATTTCGATTTAGCTCAAGCTTTTTATGAAGTATTAATAAAATCTCAAGATTTAAATGAATCCAATATTTCAATAAATTCCAGAATTGATAAGGGTGGTTTGATTCTAGAACCTTGGTGTCTAATATTTGAAAATAAAAATGGCTTATTGTTTATGCCTCAACTTAAAGCTATTTTGGAGTCGGCAAATGGCGATATAATTTGGGAGGGTAATTATGGCTCTTTCAAAATAAATAAAGCCATTAATATACAAGATACAATTTCAAAAGCTCAAATCGTTGAAATAAAATCACGGTTGAGCAGAGGGTATAACGATATTGCAAAGCAACTTATTGCCAATATGCAGGGGAAAGATCACTATGTTGAAAATGATAAGACACAGGAGGTTATGGATAAATTGACGAACTTAGACTCAATAAAACTAGATGATAAAAAGATAGAAGATTGAGTTATACAATATTTAGATTGGTTGCGGGAGCCGGATTTGAACCGACGACCTTCGGGTTATGAGCCCGACGAGCTACCATGCTGCTCCATCCCGCGTCCGGATGTTTGAAATACAGTTTTCTTCGAATGAAAATTTGGTTGCGGGGGCCGGATTTGAACCGACGACCTTCGGGTTATGAGCCCGACGAGCTACCAAGCTGCTCCACCCCGCGACTGTATTTTTATAATCAGCTTTTCAATTTAGATAATTGGTTGCGGGAGCCGGATTTGAACCGACGACCTTCGGGTTATGAGCCCGACGAGCTACCAAGCTGCTCCATCCCGCGACTGATTATTTTTGCTTTTAAGACTTACTCGTTACCGAGTTGGTTGCGGGAGCCGGATTTGAACCGACGACCTTCGGGTTATGAGCCCGACGAGCTACCAAGCTGCTCCATCCCGCGTCCGTCTTTAAAGCGGGGTGGACTATAACGATGTGGCTGTTCCGTTGCAAGGGATATTTCAAAAATATGAACCGTCTGCTTAAAAATGGGGCGATCTGGCTTTCTTTTCTGCAAATTACATAGATTTACCATTTATTCGATATTTTATTGCTAACTCTTTATGTTTTAAGAAATACAGTAGGTATAATGTTCGGCATTATTTTATGGTGTTGAAGTACCACATGTTTGAATTTTTTGCAGCGGCCCCTCGTGGCTTTGAATATAGCTTAGCTCAAGAGTTAACTCAGCTAGGCGCTACCGACGTTAAAGAAAGTGTTGCAGGGGTGTATTTCTCTGCTGATCTAGAACTTGGCTACCGCATTACGTTATGGAGTCGATTAGCAAGCCGAATCGTACTCATTCTGCAAAAAGTGCCATGTAACAATCCTGAAGAACTTTATAACTCTGCTTATTGTATTGATTGGCCGAGCCACTTCTCTAATAGCAGTACCTTTAGTATCGATTTTCACGGTACCGGCGGCTTTATCAAAAATACTCAGTTTGGTGCTTTAAAGATCAAAGATGCGGTAGTAGACCGATTCCGTGATGATGGTGAAGTGCGCCCTGATGTAGCACGTAGTCACGCTGATTTCCGTATCGATGCCCATTTCCGCCGTGGAAATTTAACTATTGGTATTAATTTTTCTGGTCCAGCACTACATCAACGTGGTTATCGTGATAATACTGGTGCTGCACCATTAAAGGAAAACCTAGCTGCTAATATGCTTGCTAGAAGTGGTTGGTCAAATGAACCTACTGACCTCATGGATCCATTTTGTGGAAGTGGCACAATTCTTATTGAAGCGGCAATGATCGCCGCAGATGTTGCACCAGCACTCAATCGTTTTCATTTCGGCTTTAAGCATTGGCGTCGCCATAAAGAGGATATGTGGGAAGGGATTTTAAAAGAAGCAGAAGCCAGAGCTTCTCGAGGTATCAATCGCTGCTCATTTAAGTTCTTTGGTTCTGACACTGACGCAAGAGTATTAAGTATTGCTAAGCGAAATGCCAAGAGTGCAGGTGTTAGTGGTTTAATCGAATTTACCCAAGCTGATGCGCTTGAGGCGATACCTCCAGTTGAAACCGGAACCTTAGTTACCAACCCTCCTTATGGTGAGCGTTTGGGGACTAAAACGAATCTTCTACAACTTTATTACCAAATTGGTGCTCATCTAAAGCAAAACTTTGGTGGCTGGAAAGTTGCCATGCTGTGTAGTGAGATTGAATTGCTTTCTGCGCTTAAGCTTAAAGCTGATAAGCAACTTAAAATGTATAACGGTGCAATTGAATGTGGTTTCAATATTTATTGCCTATATGCCAACAGCACTCGTCGCGAAGTTGAAACACATGCAGCCGATTTGAGTACTGTTGCTCCTGATTTCAGTAACCGCTTAAAGAAAAACATCAAACAGTTAACTAAGTGGGCGAAGAAAGAGGGGATTGATAGCTATCGTTTATATGATGCAGATATCCCCGAATACAATGTTGCTGTTGATCGCTATGTGGATTACATTGTGGTGCAAGAATACGCTGCGCCTTCTTCTATCCCTGAGTCAGTGACTAAGCGTCGTATTAGCGACATTTTATTAGTATTACCGCATATTGTTGATGTTCACCCAGACAAAATTGTCGTAAAAACCCGTGAGCGTCAGAAGGGCACTAATCAATACAATAAACTGCAAAAAGAAAAGGTTGAGTTAACGACCCTTGAATATGGCGCTCAGTTCAAGCTTAACTTGTCTGGTTATTTAGATACTGGGTTATTCCTTGATCACCGCTTAACTCGTAAATTCGTTGGTGAACAATCTAAAGATAAACGAGTACTTAACTTGTTTGCCTATACCGGCTCTGCATCTGTGCACGCTGCGTTAGGCGGCGCACAGTCAGTAACCACCGTTGATATGTCGAATACTTACTTGAACTGGGCGAAAGATAACTTTGCATTGAATTCATTATTTGGCAAGCAATATTATTTTGAACAAGCGGATTGCTTACAGTGGATAGAGCAAGGAAAAGGTGAGTACGATCTTATCTTTATCGATCCTCCTACATTCTCTAATTCAAAGCGTATGGAAGATTCATTTGACGTACAACGTGATCATGTTGATATGTTGAGTAAGCTATTTAAGATGTTAAGTCCAGAAGGGCAGATCATTTTCTCCAACAACAAGCGTAAGTTCAAAATGGATATTGCGACATTTGAGAAAATGGGCATTAAGGTTCAAAACCTAGATGCTAAATTGCTACCACAAGATTACAAACGTAATCCTCATATTCATAATGTTTGGATGCTAACTCGTGGATAAGCAAAGCATATTATTAACTCTATTTCACACAGATGGTTGTCATTTGTGTGAATTAGCCGAAGCTCAATTAGAATCGCTCAAGCTACCATTTCAAATGGTCGATATTTGTGATGATGAAACACTCGCTGAACAATATGGTATTCGTATTCCTGTGCTGTTGAATAACCAAAATCAGCAAGAGTTAGGTTGGCCGTTTGAGCCACAAGATATTGAAGAATTTATAGGAGCATAAATTGAGTCTGGTTCGTATCAATAATGGTTCATTGGCTTATGGCTATATTCCCCTTTTAAAAAATGCCGATTTCACCATTGAAGAAGGTGAGCGAGTTTGTATCGTTGGTCGTAACGGTGCTGGTAAATCTAGCTTGTTAAAAGTATTAGCTGGCGATGTATTGCTGGATGATGGTGAATTTAATATTGCTACTGATGTCAAAGTAAGCCGTCTACAACAAGATCCGCCAAAATCTGCTGAAGGTAAAATTTATGCTTACATTGCAGCAGGTTTAGCCGAAATTGGTGACATGCTAGAAGAACACCATGAACTTTCAATTAAACTTGGAACTGCTGAAGGCGATGAAATGGATCGCCTACTAAAACGCATGCAAGTTTTGCAAGAAAAGTTAGAGCACAACAATGGTTGGCAGTTAGATGCACGTATAAATCAAATGTGCCAAATGTTGGATTTAGATCCAGATAGACCTCTTGCTGAATTATCGGGTGGCTGGCAGCGTAAAGTTGCATTAGCGAGAGCATTGGCATGTGATCCAGACTTATTACTATTGGATGAGCCAACTAACCACCTTGATATTGATACCATCGAATGGCTAGAGCAATTTTTAATTGGCTTTAAAGGCGCTATTGCTTTTATCTCGCATGACCGGGGTTTTATTCAACGTATGGCAACTCGTATTGTTGATTTAGACCGTGGTGTAGTAACGTCATGGCCAGGAACTTATCACAAGTATCTTGAAGGTAAGCAAGAATGGCTGCGAGTCGAAGAAGAGAAAAATGCTCAATTTGATAAAAAACTTGCTGAAGAAGAAGCGTGGATCCGACAAGGCATTAAAGCTCGTCGTACCCGTAACGAAGGTCGTGTGCGTGCCTTGAAAGCTTTAAGACAAGAACGTAAGGCTAGAATTAACCGTCAAGGCAATGTGTCGATGGGCGTTTCTGATGCTGAACGCTCAGGTAAGTTAGTGTTTGAAGTAAAGGACGTTAACTACAATCTGCCTGATAAAAATCTGGTTAAAAACTTTTCGACTCGTGTGATGCGTGGTGACCGCATAGCGTTAATCGGTCCAAACGGCTGTGGTAAATCTACGCTTATCAAGTTATTGCTTGAGCAAATACAACCACAATCGGGTGATGTACGTTGTGGTACTAAATTAGAAGTCGCTTACTTTGATCAGTACCGAGAAGCGTTAGATCCTGAAAAAACGGTTGAAGAAAACGTAGGTGATGGTAAGTCAAACATTACCAT is a window encoding:
- a CDS encoding peptide MFS transporter, encoding MSEKSQQPVSQTRSFATICLIEVWERFGFYGMQALIVYFMVQRLGFEDKRATLVWSAAAALIYVSPAIGGWVGDRILGTKRTMTLGAIILSIGYGLMTIPTSDTWFLFYSLGVIVVGNGLFKPNAGNIVRMIYHGDDAKIDSAFTIYYMAVNVGSTVSMLLSPVIKEVLSKKYGTDIGWHGAFSVSCVGLLIGLAQYFVMQHTLKLYGSEPDKKPLNLTNLFVVLLMSAVTVVISAYILNYESLARLFVYGAILVILGIFIYLIANSDHKEKAGLIVALILTVQTVFFFVFYQQMSTSLALFALRNVDANFYLFGHKLWTWQPAQFMALNPIWIMLLSPLLAWLYNWVHKKNINFPIAVKFMLGFVVVALGFFIFGFAGEYAVNGKTSSWIMIWGYGAYSLGELLVSGLGLAMIARYAPARMAGFMMGAYFVASGSSQYLGGIVANFASVPKNLTDPLQSLPIYTDLFTKLGIAAVVCTLISLALLPKMNKLTQEHQAHN
- the rlmKL gene encoding bifunctional 23S rRNA (guanine(2069)-N(7))-methyltransferase RlmK/23S rRNA (guanine(2445)-N(2))-methyltransferase RlmL produces the protein MFEFFAAAPRGFEYSLAQELTQLGATDVKESVAGVYFSADLELGYRITLWSRLASRIVLILQKVPCNNPEELYNSAYCIDWPSHFSNSSTFSIDFHGTGGFIKNTQFGALKIKDAVVDRFRDDGEVRPDVARSHADFRIDAHFRRGNLTIGINFSGPALHQRGYRDNTGAAPLKENLAANMLARSGWSNEPTDLMDPFCGSGTILIEAAMIAADVAPALNRFHFGFKHWRRHKEDMWEGILKEAEARASRGINRCSFKFFGSDTDARVLSIAKRNAKSAGVSGLIEFTQADALEAIPPVETGTLVTNPPYGERLGTKTNLLQLYYQIGAHLKQNFGGWKVAMLCSEIELLSALKLKADKQLKMYNGAIECGFNIYCLYANSTRREVETHAADLSTVAPDFSNRLKKNIKQLTKWAKKEGIDSYRLYDADIPEYNVAVDRYVDYIVVQEYAAPSSIPESVTKRRISDILLVLPHIVDVHPDKIVVKTRERQKGTNQYNKLQKEKVELTTLEYGAQFKLNLSGYLDTGLFLDHRLTRKFVGEQSKDKRVLNLFAYTGSASVHAALGGAQSVTTVDMSNTYLNWAKDNFALNSLFGKQYYFEQADCLQWIEQGKGEYDLIFIDPPTFSNSKRMEDSFDVQRDHVDMLSKLFKMLSPEGQIIFSNNKRKFKMDIATFEKMGIKVQNLDAKLLPQDYKRNPHIHNVWMLTRG
- a CDS encoding glutaredoxin family protein, whose amino-acid sequence is MDKQSILLTLFHTDGCHLCELAEAQLESLKLPFQMVDICDDETLAEQYGIRIPVLLNNQNQQELGWPFEPQDIEEFIGA
- a CDS encoding ABC transporter ATP-binding protein, producing MSLVRINNGSLAYGYIPLLKNADFTIEEGERVCIVGRNGAGKSSLLKVLAGDVLLDDGEFNIATDVKVSRLQQDPPKSAEGKIYAYIAAGLAEIGDMLEEHHELSIKLGTAEGDEMDRLLKRMQVLQEKLEHNNGWQLDARINQMCQMLDLDPDRPLAELSGGWQRKVALARALACDPDLLLLDEPTNHLDIDTIEWLEQFLIGFKGAIAFISHDRGFIQRMATRIVDLDRGVVTSWPGTYHKYLEGKQEWLRVEEEKNAQFDKKLAEEEAWIRQGIKARRTRNEGRVRALKALRQERKARINRQGNVSMGVSDAERSGKLVFEVKDVNYNLPDKNLVKNFSTRVMRGDRIALIGPNGCGKSTLIKLLLEQIQPQSGDVRCGTKLEVAYFDQYREALDPEKTVEENVGDGKSNITINGKDRHILSYLQDFLFSPARARTPVKALSGGEKNRLLLARLLLRPANLIVLDEPTNDLDIETLELLESLLADFTGTLLIVSHDREFIDNTVTSSWWFAGNGHWSEYVGGYNDAISQGAKFFREEPEDKTVVQPKVETKANPVEATKKTAKKLSYKLQLELKELPAKMEQLEQEIEQLQELVNQADFYSQPQNTVNEKLAQLADKEQQLEVYFERWEELESL